A single region of the Nocardioides aquaticus genome encodes:
- a CDS encoding ATP-dependent Clp protease ATP-binding subunit codes for MFERFTDRARRVVVLAQEEARMLSHNYIGTEHILLGLIHEGEGVAAKALESLDISLEAVRAQVEEIIGQGQQAPSGHIPFTPRAKKVLELSLREALQLGHSYIGTEHILLGLIREGEGVAAQVLQKLGADLNRVRQQVIQLLSGFQGKESSAAAATSGGGAESPSSSLVLDQFGRNLTQDGREGKLDPVIGREKEIERVMQILSRRTKNNPVLIGEPGVGKTTIVEGLAQDIVRGNVPETLKDKQIYTLDLGALVAGSRYRGDFEERLKKVLKEIRTRGDIVLFIDEIHTLVGAGAAEGAIDAASILKPMLARGELQTIGATTLDEYRKYLEKDAALERRFQPIQVAEPSIAHTIEMLKGLRDRYEAHHRVTITDEALVSAATLADRYISDRFLPDKAIDLIDEAGSRLRIRRMTAPEDLREYDEKIGEVRTRKEAAIDGQDFEAAARLRDEEKQLILAKSEREKQWRAGDMDDVAEVDEELIAEVLAVATGIPIVKLSEEESSRLLKMEDELHKRVIGQDEAVKALSRAIRRTRAGLKDPKRPGGSFIFAGPSGVGKTWLSKTLAEFLFGDEDSLIQLDMSEYGEKHTVSRLFGSPPGYVGYEEGGQLTEKVRRKPFSVVLFDEVEKAHPDIFNSLLQILEEGRLTDSQGRVVDFKNTVIIMTTNLGTRDIAKGQGLGFAQTGDAAGSYDRMKNKVNEELKQHFRPEFLNRVDETIVFPPLSQEQIVAMVDNMVTGVELRLRDRDMKLELTDAAKRLLAERGFDPVLGARPLRRTIQREIEDVLAEKMLFGEVGPGQIILVGVEGEGPTATFTFRGEKVGELPDLPPLESAEVGGSEDLGPRDVPKGSGDDGEPGAAGATAPPAPPV; via the coding sequence ATGTTTGAGCGGTTCACAGACCGAGCCCGCCGGGTGGTCGTGCTGGCCCAGGAAGAGGCCCGCATGCTCTCCCACAACTACATCGGGACCGAGCACATCCTGCTCGGCCTCATCCACGAGGGCGAGGGAGTCGCCGCGAAGGCGCTCGAGAGCCTCGACATCTCGCTGGAGGCCGTGCGCGCCCAGGTCGAGGAGATCATCGGCCAGGGCCAGCAGGCCCCCAGCGGTCACATCCCCTTCACCCCGCGCGCCAAGAAGGTGCTCGAGCTGTCCCTGCGCGAGGCGCTGCAGCTCGGCCACTCCTACATCGGCACCGAGCACATCCTGCTCGGCCTGATCCGCGAGGGCGAGGGCGTCGCCGCGCAGGTCCTGCAGAAGCTCGGCGCCGACCTGAACCGCGTGCGCCAGCAGGTCATCCAGCTGCTCTCGGGCTTCCAGGGCAAGGAGTCCTCCGCCGCGGCCGCGACCTCGGGTGGCGGCGCCGAGTCGCCGTCCTCCTCGCTGGTCCTCGACCAGTTCGGCCGCAACCTGACCCAGGACGGCCGCGAGGGCAAGCTCGACCCGGTGATCGGGCGCGAGAAGGAGATCGAGCGGGTCATGCAGATCCTCTCGCGACGCACGAAGAACAACCCGGTCCTGATCGGGGAGCCCGGCGTCGGCAAGACCACGATCGTCGAGGGCCTGGCCCAGGACATCGTCCGCGGCAACGTGCCCGAGACGCTCAAGGACAAGCAGATCTACACCCTCGACCTCGGCGCGCTCGTGGCCGGCAGCCGCTACCGCGGTGACTTCGAGGAGCGGCTGAAGAAGGTCCTCAAGGAGATCCGCACCCGCGGCGACATCGTGCTGTTCATCGACGAGATCCACACCCTCGTCGGGGCCGGCGCGGCCGAGGGCGCCATCGACGCCGCCAGCATCCTCAAGCCGATGCTGGCCCGGGGCGAGCTGCAGACGATCGGCGCGACCACCCTCGACGAGTACCGCAAGTACCTTGAGAAGGACGCCGCCCTGGAGCGCCGCTTCCAGCCCATCCAGGTCGCCGAGCCCTCGATCGCCCACACCATCGAGATGCTCAAGGGCCTGCGTGACCGCTACGAGGCGCACCACCGGGTCACCATCACCGACGAGGCGCTGGTCTCGGCTGCGACCCTGGCCGACCGCTACATCTCCGACCGCTTCCTGCCCGACAAGGCCATCGACCTGATCGACGAGGCCGGGTCGCGCCTGCGGATCCGCCGGATGACGGCGCCCGAGGACCTGCGGGAGTACGACGAGAAGATCGGCGAGGTGCGCACCCGCAAGGAGGCCGCCATCGACGGCCAGGACTTCGAGGCCGCCGCGCGCCTGCGCGACGAGGAGAAGCAGCTGATCCTGGCCAAGTCCGAGCGCGAGAAGCAGTGGCGTGCCGGCGACATGGACGACGTCGCCGAGGTCGACGAGGAGCTGATCGCCGAGGTCCTCGCGGTGGCCACCGGCATCCCGATCGTGAAGCTCTCCGAGGAGGAGTCCTCGCGGCTGCTCAAGATGGAGGACGAGCTGCACAAGCGCGTCATCGGCCAGGACGAGGCCGTCAAGGCGCTCTCCCGGGCGATCCGACGCACCCGCGCCGGGCTCAAGGACCCCAAGCGTCCCGGTGGGTCGTTCATCTTCGCCGGGCCCTCGGGCGTCGGCAAGACGTGGCTGTCCAAGACGCTCGCGGAGTTCCTCTTCGGCGACGAGGACTCGCTGATCCAGCTCGACATGAGCGAGTACGGCGAGAAGCACACCGTCTCGCGGCTGTTCGGCTCGCCCCCCGGTTACGTGGGGTACGAGGAGGGCGGCCAGCTCACCGAGAAGGTGCGCCGCAAGCCGTTCTCGGTGGTGCTCTTCGACGAGGTCGAGAAGGCCCACCCGGACATCTTCAACAGCCTGCTGCAGATCCTCGAGGAAGGTCGCCTGACCGACTCGCAGGGCCGCGTGGTCGACTTCAAGAACACCGTCATCATCATGACCACGAACCTCGGTACGCGAGACATCGCCAAGGGTCAGGGTCTCGGTTTCGCGCAGACCGGTGACGCCGCCGGTTCCTACGACCGGATGAAGAACAAGGTGAACGAGGAGCTCAAGCAGCACTTCCGTCCCGAGTTCCTCAACCGGGTCGACGAGACCATCGTCTTCCCGCCGCTCTCGCAGGAGCAGATCGTGGCCATGGTCGACAACATGGTCACCGGCGTGGAGCTGCGGCTGCGCGACCGCGACATGAAGCTGGAGCTGACCGACGCGGCCAAGCGCCTGCTCGCCGAGCGGGGCTTCGACCCGGTCCTCGGTGCGCGGCCGCTGCGCCGCACGATCCAGCGCGAGATCGAGGACGTGCTCGCCGAGAAGATGCTCTTCGGCGAGGTCGGCCCCGGCCAGATCATCCTGGTGGGCGTCGAGGGCGAGGGCCCGACGGCGACCTTCACCTTCCGTGGCGAGAAGGTCGGCGAGCTGCCCGACCTCCCGCCGCTGGAGAGTGCGGAGGTCGGCGGGTCCGAGGACCTCGGTCCCCGCGACGTGCCCAAGGGCAGCGGCGACGACGGCGAGCCCGGCGCGGCCGGCGCCACCGCACCGCCCGCCCCGCCGGTCTGA
- a CDS encoding L-aspartate oxidase: MTTGPVRVPPVAGPVPGVPARLAAPEPGWTTSADVVVVGSGIAGLTAALRLRARLAGRGTVLLVTKDVLSAGSTQWAQGGIAAALGPGDTPAEHLLDTLVAGAGACDREAVHALVTEGPEAVRELIALGTVFDHDPDGVLSLTREGGHHRDRIAHAGGDATGAEIQRALTAAVDLAPGIEVVEHALALDLQRAADGGVAGVTLHVMGEGQRDGVGAVRCRAVVLASGGLGQVFSQTTNPSVSTGDGVALALRAGATLRDLEFVQFHPTVMWLGPGSRGQQPLVSEAVRGEGAFLVDDAGDRFMTGVHELADLAPRDVVAKAITRRMYEQGSPHVWLDARHLGAAFWERRFPTILATARRHGVDPATQLLPVAPACHYASGGVRTDLHGRTDVAGLYATGEVACSGVHGANRLASNSLLEGLVFSRRIAEVLPDELRPWSDPADDPRAAGAVDGDVRGVLQETMTARAGVLRSAAGLAVAADVLDGLADRPATALGVDAWEATNLVTVSSALVAAATVREETRGSHWREDHPERDDARFAGHVDLRLDGSGVLGSTWAPAPASDTGPLPAVPVVGVAP; encoded by the coding sequence ATGACCACGGGCCCCGTACGCGTGCCACCGGTCGCCGGGCCCGTCCCGGGGGTCCCCGCCAGGCTGGCGGCACCCGAGCCGGGCTGGACGACCTCCGCCGACGTCGTCGTGGTCGGCAGCGGCATCGCCGGGCTGACCGCCGCGCTGCGCCTGCGTGCCCGGCTGGCCGGCCGGGGGACGGTCCTGCTCGTGACCAAGGACGTGCTGTCGGCCGGCTCCACGCAGTGGGCGCAGGGCGGGATCGCCGCGGCCCTCGGCCCCGGTGACACCCCGGCAGAGCACCTCCTCGACACCCTCGTCGCCGGTGCGGGGGCCTGCGACCGCGAGGCCGTGCACGCGCTGGTCACCGAGGGCCCGGAGGCCGTCCGCGAGCTGATCGCGCTCGGCACCGTCTTCGACCACGACCCCGACGGGGTCCTGTCGCTGACCCGCGAGGGCGGCCACCACCGCGACCGGATCGCGCACGCCGGCGGTGACGCCACCGGCGCCGAGATCCAGCGGGCGCTGACCGCGGCGGTGGACCTGGCGCCCGGGATCGAGGTCGTCGAGCACGCCCTGGCCCTGGACCTGCAGCGCGCCGCGGACGGGGGCGTCGCCGGGGTGACCCTGCACGTGATGGGCGAGGGGCAGCGCGACGGCGTCGGCGCGGTCCGCTGCCGGGCGGTGGTGCTGGCCAGCGGCGGCCTCGGGCAGGTCTTCTCCCAGACCACCAACCCCTCGGTGTCTACCGGTGACGGCGTGGCGCTCGCGCTGCGCGCCGGAGCGACCCTGCGCGACCTCGAGTTCGTCCAGTTCCACCCGACCGTGATGTGGCTCGGGCCGGGCTCCCGCGGCCAGCAGCCCCTGGTCAGCGAGGCCGTCCGCGGCGAGGGCGCGTTCCTCGTCGACGACGCCGGCGACCGGTTCATGACCGGGGTGCACGAGCTGGCCGACCTCGCTCCGCGCGACGTGGTCGCCAAGGCGATCACCCGCCGGATGTACGAGCAGGGCAGCCCGCACGTCTGGCTCGACGCCCGCCACCTCGGCGCGGCCTTCTGGGAGCGTCGCTTCCCGACCATCCTGGCCACCGCGCGCCGCCACGGCGTCGACCCGGCCACGCAGCTGCTCCCCGTCGCCCCCGCCTGCCACTACGCCTCCGGCGGCGTCCGCACCGACCTGCACGGGCGTACCGACGTGGCGGGCCTCTACGCCACCGGCGAGGTGGCCTGCTCCGGGGTGCACGGCGCCAACCGGCTGGCCTCCAACTCGCTGCTCGAGGGCCTGGTGTTCTCCCGCCGCATCGCCGAGGTCCTCCCCGACGAGCTGCGCCCCTGGAGCGACCCGGCCGACGACCCGCGCGCCGCGGGCGCGGTCGACGGCGACGTGCGGGGCGTGCTGCAGGAGACGATGACCGCCCGGGCCGGGGTGCTCCGCTCGGCCGCCGGGCTGGCCGTCGCCGCCGACGTGCTGGACGGCCTGGCGGACCGGCCGGCCACCGCGCTGGGCGTCGACGCCTGGGAGGCCACCAACCTGGTCACCGTCAGCAGCGCCCTGGTCGCCGCCGCCACGGTGCGCGAGGAGACCCGCGGCTCGCACTGGCGCGAGGACCACCCCGAGCGGGACGACGCACGCTTCGCCGGCCACGTGGACCTCCGGCTGGACGGCTCGGGCGTGCTCGGCAGCACCTGGGCACCGGCCCCGGCCAGCGACACCGGGCCGCTCCCGGCGGTCCCCGTGGTCGGGGTCGCGCCGTGA
- a CDS encoding type III pantothenate kinase, producing the protein MSLLAVDVGNAHTVLGLLEDGVVGPTWRVASDERRTADEWAVLLRGLLAGVGTTVRDLDGVAVSSAVPSILHEWREMLRVHVAGVPHVVVGPGVRTGLPVLTDNPREVGTDRVVGAVAAAHRFGGPAVVVGLGGTATTVDVLDAAGRYVGGAIAPGLEVASAALGRSGAQLREVELVRPRTAIARNTVEALQSGIVLGGAALVEGMVARVVAELGVPVTEVAVVATGHLAPVVLGECACFTDHVPHLALEGLGLVFSRNSPFA; encoded by the coding sequence GTGAGCCTGCTCGCCGTCGACGTCGGCAACGCCCACACCGTGCTGGGCCTGCTCGAGGACGGGGTGGTCGGTCCCACCTGGCGGGTCGCCAGCGACGAGCGCCGCACGGCCGACGAGTGGGCGGTGCTGCTGCGCGGCCTGCTCGCCGGGGTCGGCACGACGGTGCGCGACCTCGACGGCGTCGCGGTCAGCTCGGCGGTGCCGTCGATCCTGCACGAGTGGCGCGAGATGCTCCGTGTGCACGTCGCCGGGGTGCCGCACGTCGTCGTCGGGCCCGGGGTCCGGACCGGCCTGCCGGTGCTGACCGACAACCCGCGCGAGGTCGGCACCGACCGGGTCGTCGGGGCGGTCGCCGCGGCGCACCGGTTCGGCGGGCCGGCCGTCGTGGTGGGCCTGGGCGGGACCGCGACCACCGTGGACGTCCTCGACGCCGCGGGCCGCTACGTCGGCGGGGCGATCGCCCCGGGCCTGGAGGTGGCCTCGGCCGCCCTCGGTCGCTCCGGCGCCCAGCTGCGGGAGGTGGAGCTCGTCCGGCCCCGCACCGCGATCGCCCGCAACACCGTCGAGGCGCTGCAGTCGGGGATCGTCCTCGGCGGCGCGGCACTGGTCGAGGGCATGGTCGCGCGCGTCGTGGCCGAGCTCGGCGTGCCCGTCACCGAGGTCGCGGTGGTCGCCACGGGCCACCTCGCGCCGGTGGTGCTGGGGGAGTGCGCCTGCTTCACCGACCACGTCCCCCACCTCGCGCTCGAGGGCCTCGGCCTGGTGTTCTCGCGCAATTCCCCTTTCGCCTGA
- a CDS encoding histone-like nucleoid-structuring protein Lsr2 — MAQKVHIVLEDDLDGGDASETVSFGLDGKSYEIDLNEENAAGLREALSAYVGHARKVGSGRRTTKRSAASGGSTAGGPAAKDVREWAREAGHEVPDRGRIPADVREAYDAAH, encoded by the coding sequence ATGGCGCAGAAGGTCCACATCGTGCTCGAGGACGACCTCGACGGCGGCGACGCCTCCGAGACCGTCTCCTTCGGGCTCGACGGCAAGAGCTACGAGATCGATCTCAACGAGGAGAACGCCGCCGGTCTGCGTGAGGCCCTTTCGGCCTACGTGGGCCACGCCCGCAAGGTCGGCTCCGGACGACGGACGACCAAGCGGTCGGCCGCCTCCGGCGGCAGCACCGCCGGCGGCCCCGCCGCCAAGGACGTGCGCGAGTGGGCGCGCGAGGCCGGCCACGAGGTGCCCGACCGCGGTCGCATCCCGGCCGACGTGCGCGAGGCGTACGACGCCGCGCACTGA
- the panD gene encoding aspartate 1-decarboxylase encodes MLRTMMTSKIHRATVTQADLHYVGSVTVDEDLLDAADLLPGELVHIVDITNGARLETYTIAGERGSGVLGINGAAARLVHPGDLVILIAYGQMTTQEARELRPHVVFVDEDNRLVATGADPADAPVGSGLVRGDLVAARQ; translated from the coding sequence ATGCTGCGCACCATGATGACGAGCAAGATCCACCGCGCGACCGTGACCCAGGCGGACCTGCACTACGTCGGCTCGGTGACCGTCGACGAGGACCTGCTGGACGCCGCCGACCTGCTCCCCGGCGAGCTGGTGCACATCGTCGACATCACCAACGGGGCCCGGCTCGAGACCTACACGATCGCCGGCGAGCGCGGCAGCGGCGTGCTCGGCATCAACGGGGCGGCGGCCCGGCTGGTGCACCCCGGTGACCTGGTCATCCTGATCGCCTACGGCCAGATGACGACCCAGGAGGCGCGCGAGCTCCGCCCGCACGTGGTCTTCGTCGACGAGGACAACCGGCTGGTCGCCACCGGCGCCGACCCCGCCGATGCGCCGGTCGGCAGCGGGCTGGTGCGCGGCGACCTCGTCGCGGCCCGGCAGTAG
- the panC gene encoding pantoate--beta-alanine ligase yields the protein MTRPQVLTTRAALQEALAPARRSGAKVALVPTMGALHAGHASLLREARARAGAGPVVVSVFVNPLQFAPGEDLDRYPRTLEADLEVCAAEGADLVFAPSVAEVYPGGPDPDPVTGMTTVVPGPLAERLEGRTRPTHFRGVLTVVAKLLGLVRPDVAVFGEKDYQQLVLVRRMVLDLCLGVDVVGAPTVREPDGLALSSRNRFLDAEQREAATALPRTLHAAVGEAPYGLRAALDAARAELRASPGVDLDYLEIAGPDLEPLPEDPAAGTPCRVLIAARVGSTRLIDNLPAVLGTPSERSG from the coding sequence GTGACGCGACCGCAGGTCCTCACCACCCGCGCCGCCCTGCAGGAGGCCCTGGCCCCGGCCCGCCGGTCGGGGGCGAAGGTCGCGCTGGTGCCGACCATGGGCGCCCTGCACGCCGGGCACGCCAGCCTGCTGCGCGAGGCGCGGGCGAGGGCGGGTGCGGGCCCGGTGGTGGTGTCGGTGTTCGTCAACCCCCTGCAGTTCGCGCCCGGCGAGGACCTCGACCGCTACCCCCGGACCCTGGAGGCCGACCTCGAGGTCTGCGCCGCCGAGGGCGCCGACCTGGTCTTCGCGCCGTCGGTGGCCGAGGTCTACCCGGGCGGGCCCGACCCCGACCCGGTCACCGGGATGACCACGGTCGTGCCGGGCCCGCTGGCCGAGCGGCTGGAGGGCCGGACCCGCCCCACCCACTTCCGCGGCGTGCTGACCGTGGTGGCCAAGCTGCTCGGCCTGGTCCGGCCCGACGTGGCCGTCTTCGGCGAGAAGGACTACCAGCAGCTGGTGCTGGTGCGACGGATGGTCCTGGACCTCTGCCTGGGCGTCGACGTGGTCGGCGCCCCGACGGTCCGCGAGCCGGACGGGCTGGCGCTGTCGAGCCGCAACCGGTTCCTCGACGCCGAGCAGCGCGAGGCCGCCACCGCGCTGCCGCGCACCCTGCACGCCGCGGTGGGCGAGGCGCCGTACGGCCTCCGCGCCGCGCTGGACGCGGCCCGCGCCGAGCTGCGCGCCTCGCCGGGCGTGGACCTGGACTACCTCGAGATCGCCGGACCCGACCTCGAGCCGCTGCCCGAGGACCCCGCCGCCGGCACGCCCTGCCGGGTGCTGATCGCCGCGCGGGTCGGCAGCACCCGACTGATCGACAACCTGCCCGCCGTCCTGGGCACCCCGAGCGAACGGAGCGGCTGA
- the nadC gene encoding carboxylating nicotinate-nucleotide diphosphorylase, whose translation MIARPAYDDLPVGLREELAAAGLDPRAVHALVVAAVDEDLAGGPVADDVTSAATVPDGARGRAVIGSRDGGVVAGLAVAELVWRHVLGDDVEVLHRAADGARVEPGDRVLEVAGPVRGLLTGERTALNLACHLSGVATTTARWVDALAEGGGGTRVLDTRKTLPGLRALQKYAVRCGGGTNHRFSLADAAMVKDNHVLAAGGVVAAYEAVRARFPDLVVHVEVTDLEQLVAVLAAGCAHVMLDNMTTATMAEAVRVTAGRATLEATGRMSLDRAAEVAATGVDFVSVGALTHSVGVLDLGLDLLS comes from the coding sequence GTGATCGCACGCCCGGCGTACGACGACCTCCCGGTCGGCCTGCGCGAGGAGCTGGCCGCCGCGGGGCTCGACCCCCGCGCGGTGCACGCCCTGGTGGTGGCCGCCGTCGACGAGGACCTCGCGGGCGGGCCGGTCGCCGACGACGTGACCAGCGCGGCCACCGTGCCCGACGGCGCGCGGGGCCGTGCGGTGATCGGGTCGCGCGACGGCGGCGTCGTCGCCGGGCTGGCGGTCGCCGAGCTGGTCTGGCGCCACGTCCTGGGTGACGACGTCGAGGTCCTGCACCGCGCCGCGGACGGCGCCCGGGTCGAGCCCGGCGACCGGGTGCTCGAGGTCGCCGGCCCCGTGCGCGGCCTGCTGACCGGGGAGCGGACCGCGCTCAACCTCGCCTGCCACCTCTCGGGCGTCGCCACCACGACGGCGCGCTGGGTGGACGCGCTCGCGGAGGGCGGCGGGGGCACGCGTGTGCTCGACACCCGCAAGACGCTGCCGGGGCTGCGCGCCCTGCAGAAGTACGCCGTGCGCTGCGGCGGCGGCACCAACCACCGGTTCTCGCTGGCCGACGCGGCCATGGTCAAGGACAACCACGTGCTCGCCGCCGGCGGTGTGGTGGCGGCCTACGAGGCCGTGCGCGCCCGCTTCCCCGACCTCGTCGTCCACGTCGAGGTGACCGACCTCGAGCAGCTCGTGGCGGTCCTCGCCGCCGGGTGCGCCCACGTGATGCTGGACAACATGACCACGGCCACGATGGCCGAGGCGGTCCGGGTCACCGCCGGCCGGGCGACCCTGGAGGCCACCGGACGGATGAGCCTGGACCGGGCGGCCGAGGTCGCCGCGACTGGGGTCGACTTCGTCTCGGTGGGGGCGCTGACCCACTCGGTGGGCGTCCTCGACCTCGGACTCGACCTGCTGTCGTGA
- a CDS encoding Rossmann-like and DUF2520 domain-containing protein, which translates to MSHLPGGGLRVGVVGAGRVGAVLAARLHTSGHRVVAVAGESDASRARITDLLPGLEPQRPSAAARACDLLLLTVPDDMLPNVVRVLADSGALHPGQLVAHTSGRHGLAVLEPARAVGARPLALHPALTFTGTRLDLDRLTGCVVGLTSGPAEREVAEALVADLGARPTWVPEEMRTLYHAGLAHGANHLVTLVTEAMEMLAAAGVDDPAGTLRPLLGAALDNALADGDAALTGPIVRGDVGTVTAHLADLGASAPQALGSYVALARATVARAVTDGRLVPLRAHALGQVLDAAVAADRSGVADPAAGDAR; encoded by the coding sequence ATGTCGCACCTCCCCGGCGGGGGCCTGCGGGTGGGCGTGGTCGGCGCTGGTCGCGTCGGCGCCGTCCTCGCAGCCCGTCTGCACACCAGCGGTCACCGCGTCGTCGCGGTCGCCGGTGAGTCCGACGCGTCGCGCGCCCGGATCACCGACCTGCTGCCCGGTCTCGAGCCGCAGCGCCCCAGCGCGGCCGCCCGTGCCTGCGACCTGCTGCTGCTGACCGTGCCCGACGACATGCTGCCGAACGTGGTGCGCGTGCTGGCCGACAGCGGGGCGCTGCACCCGGGCCAGCTGGTCGCCCACACCTCGGGCCGGCACGGCCTGGCCGTCCTGGAGCCGGCCCGCGCCGTCGGCGCCCGACCGCTCGCGCTGCACCCCGCGCTGACCTTCACCGGGACCCGGCTCGACCTCGACCGGCTCACCGGCTGCGTGGTCGGCCTGACCAGCGGACCGGCCGAGCGCGAGGTCGCCGAGGCCCTGGTCGCAGACCTCGGCGCCCGGCCGACGTGGGTGCCCGAGGAGATGCGCACGCTCTACCACGCGGGACTGGCGCACGGCGCGAACCACCTCGTCACGCTGGTGACCGAGGCGATGGAGATGCTGGCCGCCGCCGGGGTCGACGACCCCGCCGGCACCCTGCGCCCGCTGCTCGGCGCCGCCCTCGACAACGCCCTCGCCGACGGCGACGCGGCCCTCACCGGGCCGATCGTCCGCGGGGACGTCGGCACGGTCACCGCCCACCTCGCCGACCTGGGCGCCTCGGCGCCCCAGGCGCTCGGGTCGTACGTCGCGCTCGCCCGCGCCACCGTCGCCCGCGCGGTCACCGACGGCCGCCTGGTCCCGCTGCGGGCGCACGCCCTGGGGCAGGTCCTCGACGCGGCCGTCGCCGCCGACCGCTCCGGGGTGGCCGACCCGGCCGCCGGGGACGCGCGGTGA
- a CDS encoding A/G-specific adenine glycosylase, translated as MNELHAPVLAWYDAHARDLPWREPSASAWSVMVSELMLQQTPVARVLPVHAAWLERWPTPADLAAEPTGEAVRAWGRLGYPRRALRLHAAASVIVAEHGGEVPTSHDVLLTLPGVGEYTAAAIATFAFGQRHVVLDTNVRRVLGRVVGGVELPGASLTRAEREQAAALLPEDRPTAATWSVAVMELGALVCTAVNPRCGTCPVVDRCAWVAAGRPAYDGPPRRAQAWAGTDRQCRGRLLAVLREAEGTVPLARLEQAWADAPQRVRCLAGLVADGLAVRLDDGRHALP; from the coding sequence ATGAACGAGCTGCACGCCCCCGTCCTGGCCTGGTACGACGCCCACGCGCGGGACCTGCCCTGGCGCGAGCCGTCGGCGTCGGCGTGGTCGGTGATGGTCTCGGAGCTGATGCTCCAGCAGACCCCGGTGGCCCGGGTCCTGCCCGTGCACGCCGCCTGGCTCGAGCGCTGGCCGACCCCCGCCGACCTCGCCGCCGAGCCGACCGGGGAGGCCGTGCGCGCGTGGGGACGCCTGGGCTACCCGCGCCGCGCGCTGCGGCTGCACGCCGCGGCGAGCGTGATCGTCGCCGAGCACGGCGGGGAGGTCCCGACCTCCCACGACGTGCTGCTCACGCTCCCGGGGGTCGGGGAGTACACCGCGGCGGCGATCGCCACCTTCGCCTTCGGCCAGCGCCACGTCGTGCTGGACACCAACGTGCGCCGGGTCCTGGGCCGCGTGGTCGGTGGCGTCGAGCTGCCGGGCGCGTCCCTCACCCGGGCCGAGCGGGAGCAGGCGGCCGCGCTGCTGCCCGAGGACCGCCCGACCGCGGCGACCTGGTCGGTGGCGGTGATGGAGCTCGGTGCGCTCGTGTGCACCGCGGTGAACCCCCGCTGCGGCACCTGCCCGGTCGTCGACCGCTGCGCGTGGGTGGCCGCGGGCCGACCGGCGTACGACGGCCCACCCCGCCGCGCGCAGGCCTGGGCCGGCACCGACCGCCAGTGCCGCGGCCGGCTGCTGGCCGTGCTGCGCGAGGCCGAGGGGACGGTGCCCCTGGCCCGCCTCGAGCAGGCGTGGGCCGACGCGCCGCAACGCGTGCGCTGCCTGGCCGGTCTGGTCGCCGACGGGCTCGCGGTGCGTCTCGACGACGGCCGGCACGCCCTCCCCTGA
- the disA gene encoding DNA integrity scanning diadenylate cyclase DisA: protein MPTDRPDAATRLRETLALIAPGTPLRDGLERILRGRTGALIVLGSDDVVRSIATGGFELDVPFTSTGLRELAKMDGAIIVDTDITRILRAAVHLMPDHTISSDETGTRHRTADRVARQTGFPVISVSQSMQIIAAYVDDNRFVLEDSGQILSRANQALATLERYKMRLDEVSSTLSALEIEDLVTVRDVAVVAQRLEMVTRIAREIEGYVLQLGTDGRLLALQLDELVTGVDVERGLLVRDYVSATRGDRTPRELLDDLEALSATDLVDPAATAAVLGLGGNEHLDGAVTPRGYRLLARVPRLSPAVVERLVDHFGSLQKLLSAGVSDLQTVDGVGELRARGVREGLSRLAESTILERYV from the coding sequence GTGCCCACGGACCGTCCCGACGCTGCCACCCGCCTGCGGGAGACGCTGGCGCTGATCGCCCCCGGGACGCCCCTGCGCGACGGCCTGGAGCGGATCCTGCGCGGGCGCACCGGCGCCCTGATCGTGCTGGGCTCCGACGACGTGGTGCGCTCCATCGCCACCGGCGGCTTCGAGCTGGACGTCCCGTTCACCTCCACCGGGCTGCGCGAGCTGGCCAAGATGGACGGCGCGATCATCGTCGACACCGACATCACCCGGATCCTGCGCGCCGCGGTGCACCTCATGCCTGACCACACGATCAGCTCGGACGAGACCGGCACCCGCCACCGCACCGCCGACCGCGTGGCGCGCCAGACCGGCTTCCCGGTGATCTCGGTGTCCCAGTCGATGCAGATCATCGCCGCCTACGTCGACGACAACCGCTTCGTGCTCGAGGACTCCGGCCAGATCCTGTCCCGCGCCAACCAGGCCCTGGCCACGCTCGAGCGCTACAAGATGCGGCTCGACGAGGTCTCCAGCACCCTCTCGGCGCTCGAGATCGAGGACCTCGTCACGGTGCGCGACGTGGCCGTGGTCGCCCAGCGCCTGGAGATGGTCACCCGGATCGCCCGCGAGATCGAGGGGTACGTCCTCCAGCTCGGCACCGACGGCCGGCTCCTCGCGCTCCAGCTGGACGAGCTGGTCACCGGCGTCGACGTGGAGCGCGGCCTGCTGGTGCGCGACTACGTCTCCGCCACCCGGGGCGACCGGACCCCGCGCGAGCTGCTCGACGACCTCGAGGCGCTCTCGGCGACCGACCTCGTCGACCCGGCCGCGACCGCCGCCGTCCTGGGCCTCGGCGGCAACGAGCACCTGGACGGAGCGGTCACCCCGCGGGGCTACCGGCTGCTCGCCCGCGTCCCTCGCCTCTCCCCCGCCGTGGTCGAGCGGCTCGTCGACCACTTCGGGTCCCTGCAGAAGCTGCTCTCGGCCGGGGTCAGCGACCTGCAGACCGTCGACGGGGTCGGCGAGCTGCGGGCCCGCGGCGTGCGCGAGGGGCTCTCCCGCCTGGCCGAGTCGACGATCCTCGAGCGCTACGTCTGA